The Leptospira sp. WS39.C2 genome contains a region encoding:
- a CDS encoding tyrosine-type recombinase/integrase has translation MIRSIEPHIISDSLQLLTTRDQYRVTKFLTWNKGETITPRRFLNFLQERKNLGIKSATLRDDKNSVFRAMKKATIGTELGLYIDAFRKELNQVFPIKVPRTRVSEADLLTLAEIQRINKFGTARQKAISLFLWTTGARAGDLVSIKLKDCRPLDNNLIEIKLLGKNEKRRNIVIPISLFHQIRQTFCGYVFLFETVNKIQYKPHAIWKIISIIGKKYLGRDIYPHLFRHTFITDMIREGNDIGAVAEFAGNTAEVIARTYLHSSLDRSSITRRLDKICA, from the coding sequence ATGATAAGATCAATCGAACCTCACATAATATCTGATAGTTTACAACTTCTCACTACACGTGACCAATATCGCGTAACTAAATTCCTTACGTGGAACAAAGGTGAGACGATAACACCTAGAAGATTTTTAAATTTTTTACAAGAACGCAAAAATTTAGGAATAAAATCCGCAACTCTTAGGGACGACAAAAACTCTGTTTTTCGAGCAATGAAAAAGGCAACCATCGGGACTGAGTTAGGTTTGTATATCGATGCCTTTCGGAAAGAGTTAAATCAAGTCTTCCCTATCAAAGTTCCAAGAACTAGAGTTAGTGAAGCTGATTTACTTACACTCGCAGAGATTCAAAGGATCAATAAATTTGGAACAGCGCGTCAAAAAGCAATATCACTTTTCCTTTGGACAACAGGTGCAAGAGCTGGGGATTTAGTAAGTATTAAATTAAAGGACTGCCGTCCATTAGACAACAACCTAATTGAAATTAAGTTACTAGGAAAAAACGAAAAGAGACGAAACATTGTTATTCCGATTTCCCTCTTTCATCAAATCAGACAAACCTTTTGTGGCTATGTTTTCTTATTTGAAACAGTAAACAAGATCCAGTACAAACCGCACGCAATTTGGAAAATCATTTCCATTATCGGTAAGAAATATCTTGGTAGAGATATTTACCCTCACCTGTTCCGGCATACTTTCATAACAGACATGATTCGAGAAGGAAACGATATAGGAGCCGTTGCGGAATTTGCAGGGAACACCGCTGAGGTGATAGCGAGAACCTACCTTCACTCTTCATTGGATCGTTCATCCATTACGAGACGTTTAGACAAGATTTGTGCATAA
- a CDS encoding VapE domain-containing protein, with protein MSEQIENQIKKELQKIVPAIYYERIFKEMRLVKLNESKVVFGLSGPGAVTAKKHIESKYMDSLSLSVANSIGKRKIELIVDENVNTTKEQKPSDKIDIDGEVHKLENYLKKNVSLRFNEISQSLEHRPTNSKNFIQWSDRDFNDLWIFVKKQKEYKYASKDNLLSLLSSSVIPTYHPIKDYFNNLEKWDKKTDWIGKVCSCIKVSNELDFRSYFEKWCIRAVYSLFSDGEFVNEHCLTIQSNQGWYKSTFINGLIPKELRPYYNSRIPTDFKSKDASVAASKIWIWLFDEIDKITNKKEAAEVRDFFSMKGSFERAAYGRNAQHFKRISSFIAACNKVEFLVDDTGNRRYIIFSLLKPIEIDKFQKIPIERFWSQVFHLYKSTRWNQIHWNSSEQKQIQENNLQYEYSNNEYEVILKYFRPISLEEFDEKNKSHAKLSATDIYLFIHEKHPTFKLDTRWIGRGLSKMGFIRTKIDKNHRVFLVKKVGDKETSETLFSEKR; from the coding sequence ATGTCTGAACAAATAGAAAACCAAATTAAAAAAGAATTACAGAAGATAGTTCCTGCCATTTACTACGAAAGAATTTTCAAAGAAATGCGTTTAGTAAAACTAAACGAGAGTAAGGTGGTTTTTGGTTTATCTGGACCAGGAGCAGTGACGGCAAAGAAACACATCGAAAGCAAATATATGGATAGCCTAAGCCTTTCGGTAGCGAATTCGATCGGAAAGAGAAAAATTGAACTGATAGTAGACGAGAACGTCAACACTACTAAAGAGCAAAAGCCTTCTGATAAAATTGATATTGATGGAGAAGTTCACAAGTTAGAAAATTATTTAAAAAAGAATGTAAGTTTACGCTTTAATGAAATCTCTCAATCATTAGAACATAGGCCAACTAACTCTAAAAATTTTATTCAATGGAGTGACCGAGATTTTAACGATCTTTGGATTTTTGTAAAAAAACAGAAAGAGTATAAGTATGCTTCTAAAGACAACCTTCTCTCCCTTCTCAGTTCTTCAGTAATCCCTACTTATCATCCAATCAAAGATTATTTCAATAATCTAGAGAAATGGGACAAAAAGACCGATTGGATCGGGAAAGTTTGTTCATGTATAAAAGTATCGAATGAACTAGATTTTAGAAGTTACTTTGAGAAGTGGTGCATTCGTGCAGTCTATTCACTTTTTAGCGATGGTGAGTTTGTCAACGAACATTGCTTAACAATTCAATCAAACCAAGGCTGGTACAAAAGTACTTTTATAAATGGATTAATTCCTAAAGAACTCAGGCCTTACTACAACTCACGAATTCCCACTGATTTCAAAAGTAAAGACGCTTCTGTTGCCGCTTCCAAAATCTGGATTTGGTTATTTGACGAAATTGATAAAATCACGAATAAGAAAGAAGCCGCCGAAGTAAGAGACTTCTTTTCTATGAAAGGATCTTTTGAAAGAGCCGCATACGGAAGAAATGCACAGCATTTCAAAAGGATTTCTAGCTTTATCGCCGCTTGCAACAAAGTAGAATTCTTAGTTGATGATACTGGAAATAGACGATACATCATCTTCTCTCTGTTAAAACCAATTGAAATAGACAAGTTTCAGAAAATCCCAATAGAAAGATTTTGGTCTCAAGTCTTCCATTTATATAAATCAACACGCTGGAACCAAATCCATTGGAACAGTAGTGAACAAAAGCAAATTCAAGAGAACAACCTTCAGTATGAATATTCAAATAACGAGTATGAGGTGATTTTAAAGTATTTTAGACCTATTTCTCTTGAAGAGTTTGATGAAAAAAACAAAAGTCATGCAAAGCTAAGTGCAACTGACATCTATCTCTTTATTCACGAAAAACATCCAACATTTAAGCTAGATACTAGATGGATTGGAAGAGGTTTATCGAAAATGGGCTTCATAAGAACAAAAATCGATAAAAACCATAGAGTCTTTTTGGTAAAGAAGGTAGGAGACAAAGAGACATCAGAGACATTATTTTCCGAAAAACGCTAA
- a CDS encoding alkene reductase has protein sequence MNLLYQKTKLGNLELKNRVVMAPMTRSRSINNIPGEIVATYYAQRAEAGLIITEGTSPSPNGLGYARIPGIFSKEQTDAWKNVTEKVHAKGSKIFVQLMHTGRIGHEFNLPKSAKVLAPSAIMAKGQMWTDSNGMVEHPTPSEMTKEEILSTINEFVSASKNAINAGFDGVELHAANGYLLEQFLHPSSNQRKDEYGGSIENRNRFILEVAKAVSEAIGKEKTGIRLSPYGAFNDLFPFPETHEQYSLLARKLNELGIVYIHLVDHSSMGAPIVEPETVTAIRKNFKGTLILSGGYDSARAEKDLESGNADLVAFGKPFLANPDLITKFQKNIPLAKFDETTLYTPGEKGYSDYPLSS, from the coding sequence ATGAATTTATTGTACCAAAAGACAAAACTAGGTAATTTAGAGTTAAAAAATCGAGTTGTGATGGCACCTATGACACGCTCTCGGTCTATCAACAACATTCCCGGTGAAATTGTTGCTACTTATTATGCACAAAGAGCAGAAGCGGGTCTCATCATTACGGAAGGCACATCACCATCTCCGAATGGTTTAGGTTATGCGAGAATTCCTGGCATATTTTCAAAAGAACAAACCGATGCTTGGAAAAATGTAACTGAAAAAGTACATGCCAAGGGTAGCAAAATTTTTGTACAACTTATGCATACTGGTCGCATTGGTCATGAATTCAATTTACCAAAATCGGCTAAAGTATTAGCTCCATCTGCAATTATGGCAAAAGGCCAAATGTGGACTGATAGTAATGGAATGGTTGAACATCCAACACCTTCTGAGATGACAAAGGAAGAAATTCTCTCTACAATCAATGAATTTGTTTCAGCATCCAAAAATGCGATAAACGCTGGGTTTGATGGAGTGGAATTACATGCAGCAAACGGATATTTGTTGGAACAATTTTTACATCCATCATCAAATCAACGAAAGGATGAATATGGTGGTTCCATAGAAAATCGAAATCGATTCATACTAGAAGTTGCAAAAGCAGTTTCGGAAGCGATTGGAAAAGAAAAAACAGGAATTCGCCTTTCACCGTATGGGGCTTTCAATGATTTGTTTCCTTTTCCTGAAACACATGAACAATATTCGTTGTTAGCTCGTAAGCTAAATGAACTTGGTATTGTTTACATTCACTTAGTTGATCACTCTTCGATGGGTGCACCTATTGTAGAACCTGAAACAGTGACAGCTATCAGAAAAAATTTCAAAGGCACTCTCATTTTAAGTGGTGGATATGATTCTGCTAGAGCTGAAAAAGATCTTGAATCAGGTAACGCTGATTTGGTGGCTTTTGGGAAACCATTTTTAGCCAATCCAGATCTTATAACAAAGTTTCAGAAAAACATTCCACTAGCGAAATTTGATGAAACCACATTGTATACACCAGGTGAAAAAGGATATTCTGACTACCCACTTTCCTCTTAA
- a CDS encoding peptidoglycan-binding protein produces the protein MSTKPLLTNGSSGTWVKLLQESVNDILKTKLETDGKFGSQTETAVRTLQKRGNLLVDGKVGPNTWSYIDANVSLAQKIKNSALATFTNPTVTNPTPKPPTVPATVTITQPKPSTPNSSADKPSQVTIVPSQQKSDDGMIWLLGGGLLLAVAGSMGKKKGRK, from the coding sequence ATGAGTACTAAACCATTATTAACAAACGGCTCAAGCGGAACTTGGGTTAAACTTTTACAAGAAAGTGTAAACGACATTCTCAAAACCAAACTGGAAACAGATGGAAAATTTGGAAGTCAAACAGAGACTGCCGTCCGTACCCTGCAGAAAAGAGGAAATCTTTTAGTTGATGGTAAGGTTGGCCCGAATACTTGGAGTTACATTGACGCAAATGTTTCGTTGGCACAAAAGATAAAAAATTCTGCTCTCGCAACTTTCACAAATCCAACTGTTACGAATCCAACGCCTAAGCCTCCAACGGTTCCTGCAACCGTAACTATAACACAACCTAAGCCTAGCACACCTAATTCGTCTGCAGACAAACCAAGCCAAGTAACAATTGTTCCTTCACAACAAAAATCCGATGATGGAATGATTTGGCTTTTAGGTGGAGGTCTGCTTTTGGCAGTTGCCGGATCCATGGGAAAGAAGAAAGGAAGAAAATGA